The following proteins are co-located in the Myroides profundi genome:
- the rsmI gene encoding 16S rRNA (cytidine(1402)-2'-O)-methyltransferase, with translation MGKLYLVPTPIGNLEDMTYRAIKVLQEVDYILAEDTRNSGKLLKHFEISTPMFSHHMHNEHKTVEGLVKRMQAGETFALISDAGTPAISDPGFLLTRACVEHGVEVECLPGATAFVPALVNSGLPNDKFVFEGFLPDKKGRQTRYLILAEETRTMILYVSPHKLVKTLGEFKEYFGEDRQVSVSRELSKLHEETVRGTVVEVLAHFEAKPPKGEIVVIVAGKSK, from the coding sequence ATGGGGAAACTTTACTTGGTACCTACACCAATTGGAAATTTAGAAGATATGACGTATCGTGCAATAAAAGTATTGCAAGAAGTAGATTATATCTTAGCAGAAGACACACGTAATAGTGGAAAACTATTAAAGCATTTTGAAATCTCTACACCGATGTTTAGTCATCATATGCATAATGAGCATAAGACTGTAGAAGGATTAGTAAAGAGAATGCAAGCAGGAGAGACCTTCGCACTGATATCAGATGCAGGTACACCTGCTATCTCAGATCCAGGATTTTTATTGACACGTGCGTGTGTAGAGCATGGTGTAGAAGTAGAGTGTCTACCAGGAGCAACAGCATTCGTTCCTGCATTAGTGAATAGTGGTTTGCCAAATGATAAGTTTGTTTTTGAAGGGTTCTTACCTGATAAGAAAGGAAGACAGACGAGATATCTAATTCTAGCAGAAGAGACTAGAACGATGATCCTTTATGTATCTCCTCATAAGTTAGTAAAGACATTAGGAGAGTTTAAAGAATACTTCGGAGAAGATAGACAAGTATCTGTCTCTAGAGAATTGTCTAAACTACATGAAGAGACCGTAAGAGGTACAGTGGTAGAAGTGTTAGCTCATTTCGAAGCGAAGCCTCCTAAAGGTGAGATCGTAGTGATCGTAGCTGGAAAAAGTAAATAA
- a CDS encoding OsmC family protein, translated as MSHKVTTSWIENMQFESTNPSGGTIRIDAGPENGGDNKGLRPKALMLSALAGCSGLDVASLIKKMRLDVADFKIETEGLLTDADPATYHTVIVEYHFYGANLDEAKLKKAVDLSIEKYCGVMDMFKEFAEVKTSIHYHKE; from the coding sequence ATGTCACATAAAGTAACTACAAGTTGGATAGAAAACATGCAATTCGAATCAACTAATCCAAGTGGAGGAACGATTAGAATAGATGCAGGCCCAGAAAATGGAGGAGATAATAAAGGTCTAAGACCTAAAGCATTAATGTTGTCTGCTTTAGCAGGATGTTCAGGATTAGATGTAGCATCACTGATTAAGAAAATGAGATTAGATGTTGCTGATTTTAAAATAGAGACAGAAGGATTACTTACAGATGCAGATCCAGCTACTTATCATACTGTGATAGTAGAGTATCACTTCTATGGTGCTAATCTAGATGAGGCGAAGCTAAAAAAAGCAGTTGATTTATCTATCGAGAAGTATTGTGGTGTAATGGATATGTTTAAAGAATTTGCTGAAGTTAAAACTAGTATTCATTATCATAAAGAGTAA